A DNA window from Allokutzneria albata contains the following coding sequences:
- a CDS encoding pyridoxamine 5'-phosphate oxidase family protein: protein MRETPEELKELQALLDASLASSSSHLRSIITTESTLTAERLTGVLTGMCTLALSTVTAKGEPRISGADGHFLHGKWHFGTARKAAKARHLSARPAASVAHMRGEQLGVFTHGEVEVLNPEDGEAAEDWPELLAYLKDFYGDDGFDWERDVVYYQLHPRWMTVYANGFEGSEPRSCDIR, encoded by the coding sequence ATGCGTGAAACGCCTGAAGAACTCAAGGAACTGCAAGCCCTCCTTGACGCCTCCCTCGCCAGCTCCAGCTCGCACCTCCGCTCGATCATCACCACCGAGAGCACGCTGACCGCGGAGCGGCTCACCGGAGTCCTCACCGGCATGTGCACGCTCGCGCTGTCCACTGTGACCGCGAAGGGCGAGCCGCGGATCAGCGGCGCCGACGGGCACTTCCTGCACGGCAAGTGGCACTTCGGCACCGCGCGCAAGGCGGCGAAGGCCCGCCACCTGAGCGCGCGGCCCGCCGCCAGCGTCGCGCACATGCGCGGGGAACAGCTCGGCGTGTTCACGCACGGCGAGGTGGAGGTCCTCAACCCCGAGGACGGCGAGGCGGCCGAGGACTGGCCGGAGCTGCTGGCGTACCTCAAGGACTTCTACGGCGATGACGGCTTCGACTGGGAAAGGGACGTCGTCTACTACCAGCTGCACCCGAGGTGGATGACGGTGTACGCGAACGGCTTTGAAGGTTCTGAGCCGCG
- a CDS encoding alpha/beta hydrolase family protein, giving the protein MSSVITGMAAGVPFTALPPAAGGRAPLIVTWHMLDAPRSDAAFAAALPLHEVPAWRVHLGMPMCGARMVNGSMDAGLELIREDVLMSFLHAFVKQAFEEFPAALASVREQLPVDDGPIGVLGGSLGGAVALRVLAETDVPIFAGAVVNGAIRMRSVVDLFPGDYPYDAESTKAVDSLDFVAKADAIADHAPLLVVSGELDHPALRADAHSLVAAVGERAELLSVPGLAHPLADEPGIEPAPQLPHARAVDAGLSAWFRRHLTGG; this is encoded by the coding sequence ATGAGCTCAGTGATCACAGGCATGGCCGCGGGCGTGCCGTTCACCGCCCTGCCACCGGCCGCGGGTGGCCGCGCGCCGCTGATCGTCACCTGGCACATGCTGGACGCGCCGAGATCGGACGCCGCGTTCGCCGCCGCGCTGCCCCTGCACGAGGTGCCCGCGTGGCGGGTGCACCTCGGCATGCCGATGTGCGGGGCGCGCATGGTCAACGGGAGCATGGACGCCGGCCTGGAGCTGATCCGCGAGGACGTCCTGATGTCGTTCCTGCACGCGTTCGTCAAGCAGGCGTTCGAGGAGTTCCCGGCCGCGCTCGCGTCGGTCCGGGAACAGCTCCCCGTCGACGACGGCCCCATCGGAGTGCTCGGCGGCTCCTTGGGCGGAGCTGTCGCGCTGCGCGTCCTCGCCGAGACCGATGTGCCGATCTTCGCGGGCGCCGTCGTGAACGGCGCGATCCGGATGCGGTCGGTCGTCGACCTGTTCCCCGGCGACTACCCCTACGACGCCGAATCCACGAAGGCCGTCGACAGCCTTGACTTCGTCGCCAAGGCCGACGCGATCGCCGACCACGCTCCGCTGCTGGTGGTCAGCGGCGAGCTGGACCACCCGGCGCTGCGCGCCGACGCACACAGCCTCGTCGCCGCGGTGGGGGAGCGGGCCGAACTGCTGTCCGTCCCCGGGCTGGCGCACCCGCTCGCCGACGAGCCCGGCATCGAGCCCGCGCCGCAGCTGCCGCACGCCCGCGCCGTCGACGCCGGGCTGTCCGCGTGGTTCCGGCGTCACCTCACCGGGGGGTGA
- a CDS encoding alpha/beta hydrolase has protein sequence MRLLTIVPRSLSYGTVLGQMYAELFPKRVRTMVLDANVDHSTTTEEDMLVTARGAQDSFDEFVAWCAREAECALHGRDVRALFADLRAKAEKGTPVEPGTTTKVEPDRLTHSVITPLSIPRRNVTAQRIASFTGLGKPASAAAPTDSPPPATAPLAIAISCADNHYSIKSSEQLTAVRKRAAAAAPDVGRGSYGQTMLCLDWPGKTTNPNHRTHAPDAPPILVTNSRHDPSPPHESAVSVASQLRSGVLVTYEGAGHGAYRRSDYMQNLVDRYFVDKAVPARGTTCPATYGSPVER, from the coding sequence GTGCGACTTCTGACCATCGTGCCGAGAAGCCTGTCCTACGGAACGGTGCTCGGCCAGATGTACGCGGAGCTGTTCCCGAAGCGCGTCCGCACCATGGTCCTGGACGCCAACGTCGACCACAGCACGACCACCGAAGAGGACATGCTCGTCACGGCTCGCGGGGCGCAGGACTCCTTCGACGAGTTCGTCGCGTGGTGCGCCCGCGAAGCCGAGTGCGCGCTGCACGGCCGCGACGTCCGGGCCCTCTTCGCCGACCTGCGGGCCAAGGCGGAGAAGGGAACCCCCGTCGAGCCCGGCACCACCACCAAGGTCGAGCCCGACCGGCTGACCCACAGCGTCATCACTCCCCTGTCGATCCCGCGCAGGAACGTGACCGCGCAACGGATCGCCAGCTTCACGGGCCTCGGCAAACCGGCAAGCGCCGCCGCTCCCACCGACTCGCCCCCGCCCGCGACCGCGCCGCTGGCGATCGCGATCTCCTGCGCCGACAACCACTACAGCATCAAATCCTCCGAGCAGCTGACCGCGGTGCGCAAGCGGGCTGCGGCGGCCGCGCCGGACGTGGGCAGGGGCTCCTACGGCCAGACGATGCTGTGCCTGGACTGGCCTGGCAAGACCACCAACCCCAACCACCGCACGCACGCGCCGGACGCCCCGCCGATCCTGGTCACCAACTCCAGGCACGACCCGTCGCCCCCGCACGAGTCCGCGGTCAGCGTGGCCTCCCAGCTGCGCAGCGGGGTGCTGGTGACCTACGAAGGCGCCGGCCACGGCGCCTACCGGCGCAGCGACTACATGCAGAACCTGGTCGACCGGTACTTCGTCGACAAAGCCGTCCCGGCGCGCGGCACGACGTGTCCCGCGACCTACGGCAGCCCGGTCGAGCGGTGA
- a CDS encoding endonuclease/exonuclease/phosphatase family protein produces MSRGVLKRLALVCAALIGLSPVAHAAGERPVIGPARGDALHVMSFNLRYASTTEPNSWAARRPVMAQLLRREQPTVLGTQEGLYGQLKDIQRDLPEHYDWIGVGRAGGSRDEFMAIFYDTRRLEPMEFDHYWLSATPSVIGSKSWGNNVIRMVTWVRFGDKRTGTEFVVVNTHFDHESENSRQRSAELVRDRINALAPGLPVVLTGDFNTAAPGTPAYDILMNGAGMTDTWPAAAERRTPLHGTFHGYRPLVPNGSRIDWILTRGAKAVPAAAINTYSRGGQFPSDHLPVQALVHM; encoded by the coding sequence ATGTCCCGTGGAGTGCTGAAGCGGTTGGCGCTGGTCTGCGCGGCGCTGATCGGTCTGAGTCCGGTCGCGCACGCGGCGGGCGAGCGCCCGGTGATCGGCCCGGCGCGCGGCGACGCGCTGCACGTCATGTCGTTCAACCTGCGCTACGCCTCGACCACTGAACCGAACTCGTGGGCGGCCCGCCGCCCGGTCATGGCGCAGCTGCTGCGCCGCGAGCAGCCGACCGTGCTCGGCACGCAGGAAGGGCTGTACGGGCAGCTGAAGGACATCCAGCGCGACCTGCCGGAACACTACGACTGGATCGGCGTCGGCCGGGCCGGTGGCAGCCGCGACGAGTTCATGGCGATCTTCTACGACACCCGGCGGCTGGAGCCGATGGAGTTCGACCACTACTGGCTTTCCGCGACGCCGTCCGTGATCGGCTCGAAGTCCTGGGGCAACAACGTGATCCGCATGGTCACGTGGGTCCGGTTCGGCGACAAGCGCACCGGAACCGAGTTCGTGGTGGTCAACACCCACTTCGACCACGAGTCGGAGAACTCGCGGCAGCGCAGCGCGGAACTCGTGCGCGACCGGATCAACGCGCTCGCCCCGGGGCTTCCCGTGGTGCTCACGGGCGACTTCAACACCGCCGCCCCGGGCACTCCGGCCTACGACATCCTGATGAACGGCGCTGGTATGACCGACACCTGGCCCGCCGCGGCGGAACGACGCACCCCGTTGCACGGCACCTTCCACGGCTATCGCCCACTGGTGCCGAACGGTTCCCGGATCGACTGGATCCTCACCCGGGGTGCCAAGGCCGTTCCGGCCGCGGCGATCAACACCTACTCGCGCGGTGGCCAGTTCCCCTCCGACCACCTCCCGGTCCAGGCGTTGGTGCACATGTGA
- a CDS encoding glycoside hydrolase family 97 protein, translated as MVGKPNRRMILGAVLATTVTGASGRITVRSPNGLLRVAVVVANGRLRYEVVRRGRVLVGSSGLGLDLAGRPSLTSGLVVESVERRTIDESWRPVWGSDAVIRNHAEECVLRTVQSSSGLRLDVVVRVFDDGVGFRYHLPAQAGLGSYTVTAERTEFALPPDATSWSLAAGTDWNADERHYRQTRLSGVRTAQTPFTLATQDGQHIVVHEAALIDYPSMTLAADPARPGTFTSELISLPDGTKAKLAGEFSTPWRTLTIGDRPGDLAESHLVENLNDPCALADTSWITPGTYVGVWWELQRRHTTWTAGPRHGATTERVKQYIDFAKEAGAGQVLAEGWNTNAGGQWSGQDFLTPQPDFDLPEVLRYARANGIGFTAHNETRGFVDHYERNLDTIFARYAELGIHAVKTGYATRFVLGGVNRSHFDQEAVRHYQRVVDAAARNRIMIIAHEAIKPTGLARTYPNMMTGEGVAGMEQQHYMGPLGNPPEQATILPFTRFIGGPADYTPGVLDVTWDPARLGTRVQTTSAAQLALYPVFFSPLQMLADTPENYRSHPGFAYLEDMPASWDESRFLDCVIGDYTVVARRKDDTWYLGAITDEQDRTLRVPLRFLGSGRYTAEIYRDAAETSWHHNPLPIEVETRTVRSSTVLSLRLVAGGGTAIRFRPMRS; from the coding sequence GTGGTCGGCAAACCGAACCGCCGCATGATCCTGGGTGCCGTGCTCGCCACCACCGTCACCGGCGCGTCGGGCCGGATCACGGTGCGCTCGCCGAACGGCCTGCTGCGGGTGGCCGTCGTCGTGGCGAACGGACGCCTGCGGTATGAGGTCGTGCGCCGTGGCCGCGTCCTGGTGGGCTCCTCCGGGCTCGGGCTCGACCTGGCCGGCCGGCCGTCGTTGACCAGCGGTCTGGTCGTGGAATCCGTTGAGCGCAGGACGATCGACGAGTCCTGGCGCCCGGTGTGGGGCTCCGACGCGGTCATCCGCAACCACGCGGAGGAGTGTGTGCTGCGAACCGTGCAGTCGTCGAGCGGATTGCGGCTGGACGTGGTCGTCCGCGTGTTCGACGACGGCGTCGGTTTCCGCTACCACCTGCCCGCGCAGGCCGGGCTCGGCAGCTACACCGTCACCGCCGAGCGCACCGAGTTCGCTCTGCCGCCGGACGCCACGAGCTGGTCCTTGGCGGCGGGCACCGACTGGAACGCCGACGAACGGCACTACCGGCAGACCCGCTTGTCCGGCGTGCGCACCGCGCAGACCCCGTTCACGCTGGCCACCCAGGACGGTCAGCACATCGTGGTGCACGAGGCGGCGCTGATCGACTACCCGAGCATGACGCTGGCCGCGGACCCCGCTCGGCCGGGCACCTTCACCAGCGAGCTGATCAGTCTTCCCGACGGCACGAAAGCCAAGCTGGCGGGCGAGTTCTCGACGCCGTGGCGCACGCTGACGATCGGCGACCGGCCCGGTGATCTGGCGGAGTCGCACCTCGTCGAGAACCTGAACGACCCGTGCGCGCTCGCCGACACCTCGTGGATCACACCCGGCACGTACGTCGGCGTGTGGTGGGAACTGCAGCGCCGGCACACGACGTGGACCGCGGGGCCCCGGCACGGCGCGACCACCGAGCGCGTCAAGCAGTACATCGACTTCGCCAAGGAAGCGGGCGCGGGCCAGGTGCTCGCCGAGGGCTGGAACACCAACGCGGGCGGTCAGTGGTCCGGCCAGGACTTCCTTACGCCGCAACCGGATTTCGACCTGCCGGAGGTGCTGCGCTACGCGCGGGCCAACGGTATCGGGTTCACCGCGCACAACGAGACGCGCGGTTTCGTCGACCACTACGAACGGAACCTGGACACGATCTTCGCGCGGTACGCCGAGCTCGGCATCCACGCGGTCAAGACCGGATACGCCACCAGGTTCGTGCTCGGCGGGGTGAACCGCAGCCACTTCGACCAGGAGGCCGTGCGGCACTACCAGCGCGTCGTCGACGCCGCCGCACGCAACCGCATCATGATCATCGCGCACGAGGCGATCAAGCCGACCGGGCTGGCCCGCACCTACCCGAACATGATGACCGGCGAGGGCGTGGCCGGAATGGAGCAGCAGCACTACATGGGACCGCTCGGCAACCCGCCGGAGCAGGCCACGATCCTCCCGTTCACCAGGTTCATCGGGGGCCCCGCCGACTACACCCCCGGCGTGCTCGACGTGACGTGGGACCCGGCCCGGCTCGGTACCCGGGTTCAGACGACGTCGGCCGCGCAGCTCGCGCTGTACCCGGTGTTCTTCAGCCCGCTGCAGATGCTGGCCGACACTCCGGAGAACTACCGTTCCCACCCGGGATTCGCCTACCTCGAGGACATGCCCGCCAGCTGGGACGAGAGCCGCTTCCTCGACTGCGTGATCGGCGACTACACGGTCGTCGCCCGCAGGAAGGACGACACGTGGTACCTCGGCGCGATCACCGACGAGCAGGACCGGACGCTGCGGGTGCCCCTGCGGTTCCTCGGATCGGGGCGGTACACCGCCGAGATCTACCGCGATGCCGCGGAGACGAGCTGGCACCACAACCCGCTGCCCATCGAGGTCGAGACCAGGACGGTGCGATCGTCCACTGTGCTCAGTCTGCGCCTGGTCGCCGGTGGCGGCACCGCGATCCGGTTCCGGCCGATGCGCTCCTGA
- a CDS encoding MerR family transcriptional regulator codes for MLSISDFSFVCQLPPQTLRYYHSEGLLVPAEVDSSTGYRTYTFDQVERAMLITVLRGSGPSVKDVRRVLDEPDTGPALLQQHTAEVLRQREFQDNALSDARALLSA; via the coding sequence ATGCTCTCCATCAGTGACTTCAGCTTCGTCTGCCAACTGCCCCCGCAGACCCTGCGCTACTACCACTCCGAGGGGCTGCTCGTTCCCGCGGAGGTCGACTCGTCGACCGGCTACCGCACGTACACCTTCGACCAGGTCGAACGCGCCATGCTCATCACCGTCCTGCGCGGTTCGGGACCGAGCGTCAAGGACGTCAGGCGCGTGCTCGACGAGCCGGACACCGGTCCTGCCCTGCTGCAGCAGCACACCGCGGAAGTACTGCGCCAGCGGGAATTCCAGGACAACGCGCTCAGTGACGCGCGCGCCTTGCTCTCCGCATGA
- a CDS encoding TetR/AcrR family transcriptional regulator → MSRSPSPQNRGGRPSRTSRAQILAGARKIIDRDGWEKLTVRRLAAELGIGAPTLYHHVRDREDLLIQLLNEHAEQTLRGELPERPVERIVAAMTAIHDSLTAWPWAAEVLTADGFLRRLGHPALEMVEAVVGGAVDHGCTLDHAVHVFRSAWYYTVGEILVRARSRDTPAHQEAFFGEVDTSRLPRLAEVGDQWPVLAAEDTYRQGLSAFVTGLLAQATSS, encoded by the coding sequence GTGTCCCGATCACCATCGCCCCAGAATCGGGGTGGCAGACCGTCGCGGACCTCGCGCGCGCAGATCCTGGCAGGCGCCCGGAAGATCATCGATCGGGACGGCTGGGAGAAGCTGACCGTCCGGCGGCTGGCCGCCGAGCTCGGTATCGGGGCGCCGACGCTCTACCACCACGTGCGGGACCGCGAGGACCTGCTGATCCAGCTGCTCAACGAGCACGCCGAGCAGACCCTGCGCGGCGAGCTGCCCGAGCGGCCGGTGGAGCGCATCGTCGCGGCGATGACCGCGATCCACGACTCCCTCACCGCCTGGCCCTGGGCGGCCGAGGTCCTCACGGCGGACGGTTTCCTCCGGCGGCTCGGCCACCCCGCGCTGGAGATGGTCGAAGCCGTGGTCGGCGGGGCCGTCGATCACGGCTGCACCCTCGACCATGCCGTCCACGTCTTCCGCAGCGCCTGGTACTACACCGTCGGCGAGATCCTGGTCCGCGCGCGATCCCGCGACACCCCCGCGCACCAGGAAGCCTTCTTCGGCGAGGTCGACACCTCGCGCTTGCCGCGCTTGGCCGAGGTCGGCGACCAGTGGCCGGTGCTCGCCGCGGAGGACACCTATCGCCAGGGTCTTTCCGCGTTCGTCACCGGACTCCTCGCTCAGGCCACGTCGTCCTAG
- a CDS encoding HNH endonuclease signature motif containing protein — protein MAPADIEDDLVAAYAAIGRAVADFASTLMKLYDDLDPQVQQYAGDVLMPLLRVSQVKGNKLIDRAMSLVEHPVVLEALAEGRIDEGKALMIIDQVSVLDAANQAIAEPVLIAHAASHNYTASQRYARRYVLKLDAEAALRRHEEKRKQRLVEKFNLDDGMCSLRVVLPALDAALAFDRIDRIARALPKDDRTLDQKRSDVAADLLMGKDTPAPQGEVCVNLTMPITNILGLTTDPVMLGGYGPLPAEVVADVAANGIWKRILTDPVTGMAEHITTYRPTPAQRELINARYPTCTMVGCNQPAHRCDVDHCCPFDGTNTTIANLRPKCRHHHRMKTHSNWSCENRPDGTHAWTTPSGRVIETELEPIAEPAPF, from the coding sequence ATGGCCCCTGCCGATATCGAAGACGACCTCGTCGCCGCCTACGCCGCCATCGGGCGTGCGGTGGCGGACTTCGCCTCAACCCTGATGAAGCTCTATGACGACCTGGATCCGCAAGTGCAGCAGTACGCGGGGGATGTCCTGATGCCGCTGCTGCGTGTCTCCCAGGTCAAGGGCAACAAGCTCATCGACCGGGCCATGTCGCTGGTGGAGCACCCGGTGGTGTTGGAGGCGTTGGCGGAGGGGCGGATCGACGAGGGCAAGGCGTTGATGATCATCGATCAGGTCAGTGTCCTCGACGCCGCCAACCAGGCCATCGCCGAACCCGTGTTGATCGCGCATGCGGCATCGCACAACTACACCGCGAGCCAACGCTATGCCCGGCGGTATGTCCTCAAGCTCGACGCCGAAGCAGCCCTGCGGCGTCATGAGGAGAAGCGCAAGCAGCGGTTGGTGGAGAAGTTCAACCTCGACGACGGCATGTGCTCCCTGCGCGTCGTTTTGCCTGCCCTCGACGCGGCCTTGGCTTTCGATCGGATCGACCGCATCGCGCGGGCGTTGCCGAAGGATGACCGAACGCTGGATCAGAAGCGGTCGGATGTCGCGGCGGATTTGTTGATGGGGAAGGACACTCCGGCGCCGCAGGGGGAGGTGTGTGTGAACTTGACCATGCCGATCACCAACATCCTGGGTCTGACCACAGACCCGGTCATGCTCGGCGGATACGGGCCGCTGCCCGCGGAGGTCGTGGCGGATGTGGCGGCGAATGGGATCTGGAAGCGCATCCTGACTGACCCGGTGACGGGGATGGCTGAGCACATCACCACCTACCGGCCCACCCCGGCGCAACGGGAACTCATCAACGCCCGGTATCCCACGTGCACGATGGTCGGCTGCAACCAACCCGCCCACCGCTGCGACGTGGACCACTGCTGTCCCTTTGACGGCACCAACACCACCATCGCCAACCTGCGACCGAAGTGCAGGCACCACCACCGGATGAAGACCCACTCCAACTGGTCCTGCGAGAACCGGCCGGACGGGACGCATGCGTGGACCACGCCGAGTGGCAGGGTGATCGAGACCGAACTCGAACCCATCGCCGAACCCGCACCCTTCTAG
- a CDS encoding serine hydrolase domain-containing protein has protein sequence MRAPLIAWASAALLGIGAVAAPAASTAEGEMTGNAKHGELASAVEAIRRAGVPGVFAEVRDGERAWRGASGVADVETGRPVTPGMRHRVGSITKTFTAAAVLQEVEKGRIGLDAPIGTYLPQLVPGERGRRITVRMLLNQTSGLPEYLPYAFPSLQSFPAPGSAKSLDDNRFRQFHRAELIKMGVTAPPAGEPGSTPGTYSNTNYLLLGQLLERVSGMTAEEHITRNVIERAGLRNTEFPAGPRIKGPHPKMYESLFGTIDPPRDYSDYNMSWVSTGAGLVSTVDDVNRFYRLLLDGKIIKPSSLEQMQRTTPVVGQTGGTVDYGLGLHRFTIPGCGTFWGHDGTVWGAETLSMISPDGRRQLTVAMNLVRWNELDASGKPQHHPIDDALKALRGTVFCG, from the coding sequence ATGAGAGCCCCACTGATCGCATGGGCGAGCGCCGCCCTGCTGGGCATCGGTGCGGTCGCGGCGCCTGCCGCGTCCACGGCGGAGGGTGAGATGACGGGCAACGCGAAGCACGGTGAGCTGGCGTCCGCCGTCGAGGCCATCCGTCGCGCGGGAGTGCCGGGGGTGTTCGCCGAGGTCCGCGACGGCGAGCGGGCGTGGCGCGGCGCGTCCGGTGTCGCCGACGTCGAGACGGGCCGTCCGGTCACCCCCGGGATGCGGCACCGCGTCGGCAGCATCACCAAGACCTTCACCGCCGCCGCCGTGCTGCAGGAGGTCGAGAAGGGCCGCATCGGGCTCGACGCGCCGATCGGGACCTACCTGCCGCAGCTGGTGCCGGGGGAGCGCGGGCGCAGGATCACCGTGCGCATGCTGCTCAACCAGACCAGCGGGCTGCCGGAGTACCTGCCGTACGCGTTTCCGTCGCTCCAGTCCTTCCCCGCTCCCGGGTCGGCGAAGAGCTTGGACGACAACCGGTTCCGGCAGTTCCACCGCGCCGAGCTGATCAAGATGGGCGTCACCGCGCCGCCCGCCGGAGAGCCGGGGAGCACTCCCGGGACCTACTCCAACACCAACTACCTGCTGCTCGGCCAGCTCCTGGAGCGGGTGAGCGGCATGACGGCGGAGGAGCACATCACCCGCAACGTCATCGAGCGCGCCGGGCTGCGCAACACCGAGTTCCCCGCGGGGCCGCGCATCAAGGGGCCGCACCCGAAGATGTACGAGTCGCTGTTCGGCACCATCGACCCGCCGCGCGACTACAGCGACTACAACATGTCCTGGGTGTCGACCGGCGCCGGCCTGGTCTCGACCGTCGACGACGTGAACCGCTTCTACCGGCTCCTGCTCGACGGCAAGATCATCAAGCCGTCGTCGCTGGAGCAGATGCAGCGCACGACCCCGGTCGTCGGCCAGACCGGCGGGACGGTCGACTACGGCCTCGGCCTGCACAGGTTCACCATCCCCGGCTGCGGCACCTTCTGGGGCCACGACGGCACGGTCTGGGGAGCTGAGACGCTGTCCATGATCAGTCCCGACGGCAGGCGGCAGTTGACCGTGGCGATGAACCTCGTGCGGTGGAACGAGCTGGACGCGTCGGGGAAGCCGCAGCACCATCCGATCGATGACGCGCTGAAGGCGTTGCGGGGGACGGTGTTCTGCGGGTAG
- a CDS encoding EamA family transporter, with protein sequence MTTMTATANRLAGSLLMLVSATGYGLLALFGTWARGAGLSEIAVMAFRFALAALALWLIVAVRRPPAASRSALVASVALGGLCWSIQSVAYLLAVVRVGSSLAGLLLYTYPVLVVIVAVLAGRQRWNSGFALALGLVLAGLALVLGAGFAFTGLDLSGVVAGLVAAVTYTTFILASEPLSERVDPFLFTALAMTGAACATGVLTLVRGDLDLGAVGQAGMSLLGLALLATVVPALTFLLGLRHVGASAAAVLSCAEVVVTCVVAHAVLGDHLTPVQLAGCATILAAVVVLNRRRVC encoded by the coding sequence ATGACGACGATGACCGCGACTGCGAACCGGCTGGCGGGCAGCCTGCTGATGCTGGTTTCCGCCACCGGGTACGGGTTGCTGGCGCTGTTCGGGACCTGGGCTCGCGGCGCCGGGTTGAGCGAGATCGCCGTCATGGCGTTCCGTTTCGCGCTTGCGGCGCTGGCGTTGTGGTTGATCGTGGCCGTGCGTCGGCCCCCGGCGGCGTCACGCTCGGCGCTGGTCGCCTCGGTGGCGCTGGGCGGGCTGTGCTGGTCGATCCAGTCGGTGGCCTACCTGCTCGCGGTCGTGCGCGTGGGTTCCTCGCTCGCCGGGCTGCTGCTCTACACCTATCCCGTGTTGGTGGTGATCGTCGCCGTTCTGGCCGGGCGGCAGCGGTGGAACTCCGGCTTCGCGCTGGCCTTGGGCTTGGTGCTCGCGGGGCTGGCCTTGGTGCTCGGCGCGGGCTTCGCCTTCACCGGCCTCGATCTGTCCGGGGTCGTCGCGGGGTTGGTCGCGGCGGTCACCTACACGACGTTCATCCTCGCCAGCGAGCCGCTGTCGGAACGCGTCGATCCGTTCCTGTTCACCGCCTTGGCGATGACCGGCGCCGCGTGCGCGACCGGCGTCCTGACCCTGGTGCGCGGCGATCTGGACCTGGGCGCGGTCGGCCAGGCGGGGATGTCGCTGCTCGGCCTGGCGCTGCTGGCGACCGTCGTCCCGGCGCTCACGTTCCTGCTCGGGCTGCGCCACGTCGGAGCCTCCGCCGCGGCGGTCCTCTCGTGTGCCGAGGTCGTGGTCACCTGCGTCGTCGCGCACGCCGTCCTCGGTGATCACCTCACGCCGGTCCAGCTCGCCGGCTGCGCCACCATCCTCGCCGCCGTCGTCGTCCTCAACCGCCGACGCGTGTGCTAG
- a CDS encoding LysR family transcriptional regulator → MASLHQFRCFLAAARTGSFTAAAAELGMAQQSVSEQVRLLERTCGVALFIRVGRGLRPTEAAHALTPHAERALAASEQAVAAARAVRDLLTGTVRLGVFGTIRYYVGADLVASVLTRHPGLRVEIVGQNSAETVELIRSGAVEAGIVALPVDDAQLSVQPVLRDEVLYVTADADRAAGPVTAERLAAARLVLPYASWAEADTTRRQLAARVQAVGSPLRTIADVDDVETTLELAAQGLADTIANRGILRRMADRVPPNLITATLRPRMWDSYAIVHRRHTDLSPATRAVLELALDQLRGALAR, encoded by the coding sequence GTGGCCAGCCTGCATCAGTTCCGCTGCTTCCTCGCCGCCGCGCGCACCGGGTCCTTCACCGCGGCAGCCGCCGAACTCGGCATGGCGCAACAGTCGGTCTCCGAGCAGGTCCGGCTGCTGGAGCGAACCTGTGGCGTCGCGCTGTTCATCCGCGTCGGCAGGGGCCTGCGCCCGACCGAGGCGGCCCACGCACTGACACCACACGCCGAACGGGCCCTCGCGGCGAGCGAACAAGCGGTCGCGGCGGCGCGCGCGGTGCGGGACCTCCTGACCGGCACTGTCCGGCTCGGTGTCTTCGGCACGATCCGCTACTACGTGGGAGCGGATCTGGTCGCGTCGGTCCTCACCCGCCATCCCGGGCTGCGAGTGGAGATCGTCGGGCAGAACTCCGCGGAGACCGTCGAGCTGATCCGCTCCGGCGCCGTGGAGGCCGGGATCGTCGCACTGCCGGTCGACGACGCGCAGCTGTCGGTCCAGCCCGTGCTGCGCGACGAAGTCCTCTACGTCACCGCCGACGCGGACCGGGCCGCCGGGCCGGTCACCGCCGAACGGCTCGCCGCGGCGCGCCTGGTTCTGCCGTACGCGTCGTGGGCGGAGGCGGACACGACGCGACGGCAGCTGGCCGCGCGGGTGCAGGCCGTCGGCTCACCGCTGCGCACGATCGCCGACGTCGACGACGTGGAGACGACGTTGGAGCTGGCCGCACAGGGGCTCGCGGACACCATCGCCAACCGCGGGATCCTGAGGCGCATGGCCGATCGCGTGCCGCCCAACTTGATCACCGCGACGCTGCGGCCGCGGATGTGGGACAGCTACGCCATCGTGCACCGGCGGCACACCGACCTGTCCCCCGCCACGCGCGCCGTGCTGGAGCTGGCCCTCGACCAGCTCCGCGGAGCGCTCGCCCGGTAG